In the genome of Neofelis nebulosa isolate mNeoNeb1 chromosome 8, mNeoNeb1.pri, whole genome shotgun sequence, one region contains:
- the LOC131519551 gene encoding keratin, type II cytoskeletal 6A-like has translation MSSKSTVRSQSVSYRGFSTSSARVPGVCRSGFSSVSVSRSRGTGGLGGVCGGAGFGSRSLYSLGGSKRISIGGGSCAISGGYGGRVGGGFGYGGGAASGFGFGAAAGGGFGLGGGAGFAGGYGGSGFPVCPPGGIQEVTINQNLLTPLNLQIDPAIQRVRTEEREQIKTLNNKFASFIDKVRFLEQKNKVLDTKWTLLQEQGTKTVRQNLEPWFEQYINKLRRHLESLEGEKVQLNSELRDMQDMVEDFKNKYDDEINKRTAAENEFVTLKKDVDAAYINNDDLQANVEALKEEINFTRALYEAELAQMQTHISDTSVVLSMDNNRNLDLDNIITEVKAQYEEIAQKSRAEAESWYQSKYEELQATTGRLMNDLRNSKQEITEINRMIQRLRSEIDHVKKQCANLQSAIADAEQRGEMALKDAKNKLADLEDALQKAKQDMARPLKEYQEQMNAKLALDLEIATYRKLLEGEESRWVTHTSSSNL, from the exons ATGTCTAGCAAATCCACCGTGAGGAGCCAAAGCGTCAGCTACCGTGGCTTCAGCACCAGCTCAGCCAGAGTCCCAGGGGTCTGCCGCTCTGGCTTCAGCAGTGTCTCTGTGTCCCGCTCCAGGGGCACTGGTGGCCTCGGTGGAGTGTGTGGAGGAGCTGGCTTTGGGAGCAGGAGCCTCTATAGCCTGGGCGGCTCCAAGAGGATCTCCATCGGAGGGGGCAGCTGTGCCATCAGTGGTGGATATGGTGGCCGAGTTGGAGGTGGCTTTGGCTATGGAGGTGGAGCTGCCAGTGGATTTGGTTTTGGTGCCGCAGCTGGTGGTGGCTTTGGGCTCGGTGGTGGAGCTGGTTTTGCTGGTGGCTATGGGGGCTCTGGCTTCCCTGTGTGCCCCCCTGGAGGCATCCAAGAGGTCACCATCAACCAGAACCTCCTCACTCCTCTGAACCTGCAAATTGACCCCGCCATCCAGCGGGTGAGGACTGAGGAGCGGGAGCAGATCAAGACCCTCAACAACAAGTTCGCCTCCTTCATCGACAAG GTGCGGTTCCTGGAGCAGAAGAACAAAGTCCTGGACACCAAGTGGACTCTGCTCCAGGAGCAGGGCACCAAGACCGTGAGGCAGAATCTGGAGCCCTGGTTTGAGCAGTATATCAACAAGCTCAGGAGACACCTGGAGAGTTTAGAGGGGGAGAAGGTCCAACTGAACTCAGAACTCAGGGACATGCAGGACATGGTGGAGGACTTCAAGAACAA ATACGATGATGAAATCAACAAGCGCACAGCAGCAGAGAATGAATTTGTGACTCTAAAGAAG GATGTGGATGCTGCATACATTAATAATGATGATCTCCAAGCCAACGTGGAGGCTCTGAAAGAGGAGATCAACTTCACCAGAGCCTTGTATGAAGCA GAACTGGCTCAGATGCAAACCCACATCTCAGACACTTCCGTGGTCCTGTCCATGGACAACAACCGTAACCTGGACCTGGACAACATCATCACTGAAGTCAAAGCCCAATATGAGGAGATTGCTCAGAAGAGCCGGGCTGAGGCTGAGTCCTGGTACCAGAGCAAG TATGAGGAGCTGCAGGCCACCACAGGCAGACTGATGAATGATCTGCGCAACTCCAAGCAGGAGATTACTGAGATCAACCGCATGATCCAGAGGCTGAGATCTGAGATCGACCATGTCAAGAAGCAG TGTGCCAACCTGCAGTCCGCTATTGCTGATGCTGAACAGCGTGGGGAGATGGCCCTCAAGGATGCCAAGAACAAGCTGGCTGATCTGGAGGATGCTCTGCAGAAGGCCAAGCAGGACATGGCCCGGCCGCTGAAGGAGTACCAGGAGCAGATGAATGCCAAATTGGCCCTGGACTTGGAGATTGCCACCTACAGGAAGCTACTGGAGGGTGAGGAGTCCAGGTGGGTAACTCACACAAGCTCCTCAAACCTCTGA